A genomic region of Dactylococcopsis salina PCC 8305 contains the following coding sequences:
- a CDS encoding DICT sensory domain-containing protein produces MLEGSILQKLYTAHQGTDRPLNLGVYYKNTLVALCHALEDFILNTKSSPLVISAFQQGKWYLEEADRYGEIANQARKIAIMAAPDSSFHEHPTGKRDNVDLVSLDAATDSVAQEWHLMICSPSYTAMVLCQELSEKDYGRNGQPKHDLERKFYGFWTFEPKLVQETIQLAINHIGNYNSPLEKELQQHFTEITEQFGKVETENTGVVVSQVVDYLQDSQAELLNQEQASIDQQNSYLPQSQDLDDNLLSNEMQAFLRMAQLIDQADINNPMAAAEVTALAETMGQVLDIPAWQQKRLRLASLLHRLVATLGSTAEKEEDHKTAPACDLIPSVEALRAMPQMSAIARLITHQTENWDGSGKPGQLAHDQIPLESRILSIVSYFQHRVNELRMNEKSLDQETTLNQAYSECQEQANTRFDPKLVEALGLLVMGLQQGMTLETAQPKIAAGMWLLDNQDNEQLITNQ; encoded by the coding sequence ATGTTAGAAGGCTCAATTTTACAGAAACTTTATACCGCGCATCAAGGAACCGATCGACCCTTAAATTTAGGTGTTTATTATAAAAATACTCTCGTGGCTTTATGTCATGCTTTAGAAGATTTTATCCTCAATACCAAAAGTTCTCCTCTAGTAATCAGCGCCTTTCAACAGGGAAAATGGTATCTAGAAGAAGCCGATCGCTATGGAGAAATTGCCAATCAAGCGCGAAAAATTGCAATTATGGCAGCGCCAGATAGTAGTTTCCATGAACATCCCACCGGTAAACGGGATAACGTTGATTTGGTGAGTTTAGACGCAGCAACTGATTCCGTAGCGCAAGAATGGCATTTGATGATTTGTTCCCCTAGTTATACGGCGATGGTGCTTTGTCAGGAGTTATCAGAAAAAGATTATGGCAGGAATGGACAGCCTAAACATGATTTAGAACGGAAGTTTTACGGGTTTTGGACGTTTGAACCGAAGTTAGTACAAGAAACCATACAACTCGCCATTAACCATATTGGAAACTATAATTCCCCTCTAGAAAAAGAGCTTCAACAACACTTTACCGAGATCACAGAACAATTTGGCAAAGTGGAAACAGAAAATACAGGGGTAGTGGTGTCGCAAGTGGTGGATTATCTCCAAGATTCCCAAGCGGAACTTCTTAACCAAGAGCAAGCCAGCATCGATCAGCAAAACTCCTATTTACCACAATCTCAAGACTTGGATGATAATTTACTCTCCAACGAGATGCAAGCGTTTCTCCGTATGGCGCAACTGATTGATCAAGCGGATATCAATAACCCCATGGCAGCCGCCGAAGTTACCGCCCTTGCTGAAACCATGGGACAAGTTTTAGATATTCCTGCTTGGCAACAGAAACGGTTACGATTAGCGAGTTTATTACATCGTCTGGTTGCTACTTTGGGGAGTACCGCCGAAAAAGAGGAAGATCACAAAACCGCTCCTGCTTGTGATTTAATTCCCAGTGTGGAAGCATTACGGGCAATGCCACAAATGAGCGCGATCGCGCGGTTGATTACCCATCAAACTGAAAACTGGGATGGTAGCGGTAAACCAGGACAACTTGCTCATGATCAGATTCCTCTAGAGTCTCGGATATTGAGCATTGTGAGTTATTTTCAACATCGGGTTAATGAACTTCGCATGAATGAAAAAAGCCTCGATCAAGAAACCACTCTCAACCAAGCCTATTCGGAATGTCAAGAACAAGCAAACACCCGTTTTGATCCCAAATTAGTGGAAGCATTGGGATTATTAGTCATGGGATTACAACAAGGAATGACCCTCGAAACCGCTCAACCCAAAATCGCCGCTGGAATGTGGCTATTAGATAATCAAGATAATGAACAATTAATCACCAATCAATAA
- a CDS encoding XisI protein yields the protein MDNLSHEDLEKAVTNVLRDYIEFLGNDPDSNIELIIDKDKTHYLLVEMGWQNDRRIYGNLIHIEIINNKIWIQQDGTEEGIANELVKQGISPQQIVLAFKTPERRKIADFAIS from the coding sequence ATGGATAACTTAAGCCACGAAGATCTTGAAAAAGCAGTAACGAACGTTTTAAGAGACTATATTGAATTTCTCGGAAACGACCCCGATAGCAACATTGAACTGATTATAGACAAAGACAAAACCCATTATCTCTTAGTAGAAATGGGATGGCAAAACGATCGCCGAATCTATGGCAACCTCATTCACATTGAGATCATTAATAACAAAATTTGGATACAACAAGACGGAACAGAAGAAGGAATCGCCAACGAACTGGTTAAACAGGGAATCTCTCCCCAGCAAATTGTTCTCGCCTTTAAGACTCCAGAACGCCGTAAAATCGCGGACTTTGCTATTTCTTAA
- the gvpF gene encoding gas vesicle protein GvpF gives MTEGFYLYGIFPPPGPKTIETQGLDKQPIFSHTVEGFTFLYSEAQQSRYLASRRNLITHTKVLEEAMENGSRTLLPLQFGLIVPDWETVVQDLLQHQAESLHFFLEKLEGKREVSLKIYWETNAELNALLEENPALKARRDNLEGKQLSMDEVIQIGQALEQEMEGRKQDIISRFEEVLIPFAFEIKENDVLTETMIYNTAFLINWDAESDFGEQLEAIDAEFSPRLKIRYNNFTPPYNFVELRE, from the coding sequence ATGACGGAAGGTTTTTATTTATATGGTATTTTTCCCCCACCTGGACCGAAAACAATTGAAACCCAAGGCTTAGACAAACAACCGATTTTTTCCCATACGGTAGAAGGGTTTACTTTTCTTTATTCAGAAGCGCAACAATCCCGTTATTTAGCCAGTCGTCGTAACCTAATTACTCATACCAAAGTATTAGAAGAAGCGATGGAAAACGGATCGCGGACGTTGCTTCCGTTACAATTTGGTTTAATTGTTCCAGACTGGGAAACAGTGGTTCAAGATTTGTTACAACATCAAGCAGAAAGCCTACATTTTTTTCTGGAAAAATTAGAAGGAAAACGAGAAGTTAGCCTCAAAATTTATTGGGAAACCAATGCTGAATTGAACGCTCTTTTAGAAGAAAATCCCGCCTTAAAAGCAAGACGAGATAATCTAGAAGGGAAACAATTAAGCATGGATGAAGTTATCCAAATTGGACAGGCTTTAGAACAAGAAATGGAGGGACGAAAACAAGATATTATTTCTCGTTTTGAAGAGGTTTTGATTCCCTTTGCTTTTGAAATTAAAGAGAATGATGTGTTAACTGAAACCATGATTTATAACACGGCTTTTCTGATTAATTGGGATGCTGAATCCGATTTTGGGGAACAATTAGAAGCGATCGATGCTGAGTTTTCACCGCGCCTAAAAATCCGCTATAACAATTTTACACCGCCTTATAATTTTGTCGAATTACGAGAATAA
- a CDS encoding NUDIX hydrolase, protein MFNNDPSPQLLKERLHYAGRKFSFEVSYLRLPNGVEGEWECIRHPGGSLAVPVTPEGKLILVDQYRIPLKQRLLEFPAGTVEAYEEPAETIKRELEEETGYHGNKWQDLGKFPLAPGYSDEYIYVFLATELEKLENPPEQDEDEDITIVLYTPEELEQLIHSGENKLDAKTITSYYLARPFL, encoded by the coding sequence ATGTTCAATAATGATCCGTCTCCTCAATTGCTCAAAGAACGTCTTCATTACGCAGGACGTAAATTTAGTTTTGAAGTCAGTTATTTACGTCTCCCCAATGGTGTAGAAGGGGAATGGGAATGTATTCGTCATCCTGGGGGATCATTAGCCGTTCCCGTTACCCCTGAAGGAAAATTAATTTTAGTGGATCAATATCGGATTCCCCTTAAACAAAGATTATTAGAATTTCCCGCGGGAACAGTAGAAGCATACGAAGAACCCGCAGAAACCATTAAACGGGAATTGGAAGAAGAAACGGGATATCATGGGAACAAATGGCAAGATTTAGGTAAGTTTCCCTTAGCGCCAGGTTATTCGGATGAATACATTTATGTTTTTTTAGCAACGGAACTCGAAAAACTAGAAAATCCACCCGAACAAGATGAAGATGAAGACATTACAATTGTTCTTTATACTCCTGAAGAATTAGAACAATTAATTCACAGTGGAGAGAATAAACTGGATGCAAAAACCATTACTAGCTATTATCTCGCTCGTCCGTTTTTATGA
- a CDS encoding gas vesicle protein K: MSEEESNLSRVDLNPASSNSDAGLAPLLLTVTELIRQLMEAQVIRRMDAELLTEAELDRAGESLQRLEEEILRLCEIFDVDPADLNVHLGELGTLLPKEGGYYPGETSDQPSILELLDRVLHTGVVIDGNLDLGIAQLNLIQAKLHLVLTSQPINN; the protein is encoded by the coding sequence ATGTCTGAAGAAGAAAGCAACCTCAGTCGAGTTGATCTCAATCCCGCCAGTTCTAATTCTGATGCGGGATTAGCTCCTTTGTTGTTAACGGTCACCGAATTAATCCGTCAGTTGATGGAAGCACAAGTGATTCGGCGCATGGATGCCGAGTTATTAACGGAAGCAGAACTCGATCGAGCGGGAGAAAGTTTACAACGTTTAGAAGAGGAAATCCTCCGTTTATGTGAAATTTTCGACGTTGATCCCGCCGATCTCAATGTTCACTTGGGAGAGTTGGGAACGTTGTTACCGAAAGAGGGGGGATATTATCCAGGAGAAACCTCGGATCAACCTTCGATTTTAGAATTACTCGATCGAGTTCTTCATACAGGAGTCGTAATTGATGGTAATCTCGATCTAGGGATCGCTCAACTGAATTTAATTCAAGCGAAACTCCATCTGGTTTTAACCTCACAACCGATTAACAATTAA
- the gvpA gene encoding gas vesicle structural protein GvpA yields MAVEKTNSSSSLGEVVDRILDKGVVVDLWVRVSLVGIELLAVEARVVIASVETYLKYAEAVGLTSSAAVPAE; encoded by the coding sequence ATGGCTGTTGAAAAAACTAACTCTTCCTCCAGCTTAGGAGAAGTGGTCGATCGGATTTTAGATAAAGGGGTCGTGGTTGACCTGTGGGTGAGAGTTTCCCTCGTGGGAATTGAATTACTCGCAGTAGAAGCGCGTGTGGTTATTGCTTCCGTTGAAACCTATCTGAAATATGCAGAAGCAGTAGGTTTAACGTCTTCGGCGGCAGTTCCTGCAGAATAA
- a CDS encoding nucleotidyltransferase family protein has protein sequence MPLIELLQEKRDEIIKIASKHGAFNVRVFGSVVRQEDTKNSDIDLLIDYDRAKTSSWFPGGLLMDWEELLGCKVDIVTEQGLSPFIREQVLAEAKRL, from the coding sequence ATGCCACTAATAGAATTATTACAGGAGAAGCGAGACGAAATCATTAAAATTGCTTCCAAACATGGAGCATTTAATGTTCGAGTATTTGGTTCTGTGGTACGACAAGAGGACACAAAAAATAGTGATATTGACTTGTTGATTGATTATGATCGCGCTAAAACCAGTTCTTGGTTTCCAGGAGGTTTACTTATGGATTGGGAGGAGTTATTAGGTTGCAAAGTTGATATTGTTACTGAACAAGGGTTAAGTCCTTTCATTCGAGAACAGGTATTAGCTGAGGCGAAACGTTTATGA
- a CDS encoding gas vesicle protein: MVNSNTNQPKSYQSKGITNSTQSSSLADILERVLDKGIVIAGDISVSVGSTELLTIRIRLLISSVDRAREIGINWWESDPYLSSQAHLMKEENQALQSRLENMEAELRRLKGETNLDQSSLGESDQRSLQ; encoded by the coding sequence GTGGTTAACTCTAACACCAATCAACCCAAATCTTATCAGTCCAAAGGAATCACCAATAGCACTCAATCTTCTAGTCTTGCTGATATTTTAGAGCGAGTCTTAGATAAAGGAATTGTCATCGCGGGAGACATTAGCGTTTCTGTGGGTTCAACCGAACTCTTAACGATTCGGATTCGTCTTTTAATTTCGTCGGTAGATAGGGCGAGAGAAATCGGAATTAACTGGTGGGAAAGTGATCCTTATCTTTCCAGTCAAGCGCATCTGATGAAGGAAGAAAATCAAGCGTTACAATCACGGTTAGAAAATATGGAAGCAGAGTTACGTCGTTTGAAGGGAGAAACCAACCTCGATCAGTCTTCTTTAGGAGAATCCGATCAACGTAGCTTACAATAG
- a CDS encoding DUF1830 domain-containing protein produces the protein MAQILDPVPNTPSDPIVCCYLNATSSIQVIRITNLENWYFERVVFPGQHLMFEALPEGILEVHTGMMASAILSDQIPCFRLAVKEKEAEIDVEQIKSESAIAVVA, from the coding sequence ATGGCTCAAATCCTTGATCCCGTCCCTAATACTCCCTCCGATCCGATCGTTTGCTGTTACTTAAATGCCACCAGTTCCATCCAAGTGATACGGATTACTAATCTGGAAAACTGGTATTTTGAGCGTGTTGTTTTTCCAGGACAACATTTAATGTTTGAGGCGTTACCAGAAGGAATCCTAGAAGTCCACACAGGAATGATGGCGAGTGCAATTCTATCTGATCAGATTCCCTGTTTTCGTTTAGCGGTAAAAGAAAAGGAAGCCGAAATTGATGTAGAACAAATTAAAAGTGAAAGCGCGATCGCAGTAGTTGCTTAA
- a CDS encoding photosystem II high light acclimation radical SAM protein, which yields MTQKILYVRLPCNPIFPIGVVYLADHIHKLFPEIEQRIFDMGTVAPLDFGASLEKCVDEYQPTLLVFSWRDIQIYAPVGGRGGNPLQYAFEFYYAKNPLKKLHGALGGMRVTAAYYGELWRNLGLIKRGLKRAKKYNPQARSIIGGGAVSVFYEQLEDKLPEGTIVSVGEGELLLEKLLRGENFQNERCYVVGETQPRDNMIHEAPTPLEKTACDYDYIERMWPEFKYYLQENDFYLGIQTKRGCPHNCYYCIYTVVEGKQVRVNPADEVVAEMRQLYNRGIRNFWFTDAQFIPAKKYIPDAIELLQKIYDSGMNDIHWAAYIRADNLTPELCDLMVKTGMNYFEIGISSGSQELVRKMRMGYNLRVVLQNCRDLRAAGYNELVSVNYSFNVLDERIETIRQTIAYHRALEEVFGVDKVEPAIFFIGLQPHTHLEEYALENDILKPDYNPMSLMPWTAKKLLWNPEPLGSLFGEVCLQAWENNPNDFGREVMAILEQRFGRADLEDALNAPMSGSVSHEKLPVTSNQ from the coding sequence ATGACACAAAAAATTCTGTATGTTCGGCTACCGTGTAACCCGATTTTTCCCATTGGTGTCGTCTATCTAGCGGATCATATTCACAAACTTTTCCCTGAAATTGAGCAGCGCATCTTTGACATGGGAACGGTTGCTCCTCTTGATTTTGGCGCTTCCCTAGAAAAGTGTGTTGATGAATATCAACCCACCCTTTTAGTCTTCTCATGGCGTGACATCCAAATTTATGCACCTGTTGGGGGGAGAGGAGGAAACCCCTTACAATATGCCTTTGAATTTTACTATGCAAAAAACCCTCTGAAAAAACTACATGGGGCTTTAGGTGGAATGCGAGTCACCGCCGCTTACTACGGAGAACTTTGGCGCAATTTAGGGTTAATTAAACGAGGCTTAAAACGGGCAAAAAAATATAATCCCCAAGCGCGATCGATCATTGGTGGCGGCGCAGTGAGCGTTTTTTATGAACAACTAGAAGATAAACTTCCTGAAGGAACAATTGTTTCCGTAGGAGAAGGAGAACTGCTGTTAGAAAAACTCTTACGAGGGGAAAACTTCCAAAATGAACGCTGTTATGTGGTGGGAGAAACTCAACCCCGCGATAACATGATTCACGAAGCACCAACGCCTCTGGAAAAAACCGCTTGTGATTACGATTATATTGAGCGGATGTGGCCTGAATTTAAGTATTATCTTCAAGAAAACGACTTTTATCTCGGCATTCAAACTAAGCGCGGTTGTCCTCATAATTGTTACTACTGCATTTATACAGTAGTAGAAGGAAAACAAGTGCGCGTGAATCCTGCTGATGAAGTTGTAGCAGAAATGCGTCAACTTTACAATCGAGGGATTCGTAATTTTTGGTTTACTGATGCTCAATTTATTCCCGCGAAAAAATACATTCCAGATGCGATCGAGCTTTTACAAAAAATCTATGATTCAGGAATGAATGACATCCATTGGGCTGCTTATATTCGCGCCGATAATTTAACCCCTGAATTGTGCGATTTAATGGTTAAAACGGGAATGAACTATTTTGAAATCGGCATTAGTAGCGGTTCTCAAGAATTAGTTCGTAAAATGCGAATGGGCTACAATTTGCGCGTGGTTCTCCAAAACTGTCGGGATTTAAGAGCAGCGGGTTATAACGAATTAGTGTCGGTGAATTATTCTTTTAATGTGTTAGATGAACGCATTGAAACCATCCGTCAAACGATCGCTTATCATCGAGCATTAGAAGAAGTTTTTGGTGTAGATAAAGTCGAGCCAGCGATCTTCTTTATTGGGTTACAACCGCATACCCATTTAGAAGAATATGCCCTAGAAAACGACATTTTAAAACCTGATTATAATCCCATGAGTTTAATGCCTTGGACAGCGAAAAAACTGTTATGGAATCCTGAGCCATTAGGGAGTTTATTTGGAGAAGTTTGTCTTCAGGCTTGGGAAAATAATCCCAATGATTTCGGGCGAGAAGTCATGGCAATTTTAGAACAACGTTTTGGTCGCGCTGATCTTGAAGACGCTCTCAATGCGCCGATGTCAGGTTCAGTTAGCCATGAGAAATTACCCGTAACCAGCAATCAGTAA
- a CDS encoding gas vesicle protein GvpG, which produces MVFKLLLLPITGPIEGITWLGEQILERADQELDSKENLNKRLLSLQLSLDLGEISEEEYDEQEEEILLAMQAMEDEENEEEES; this is translated from the coding sequence ATGGTCTTCAAACTTTTATTACTACCCATCACCGGACCGATCGAGGGAATTACTTGGTTAGGAGAACAAATTTTAGAACGAGCCGACCAAGAATTAGATAGTAAGGAAAACCTCAATAAACGACTCTTAAGCCTACAGCTATCTCTAGATTTAGGAGAGATTTCTGAGGAAGAATACGACGAACAAGAAGAAGAAATATTGTTAGCAATGCAAGCAATGGAAGACGAAGAGAATGAGGAAGAAGAATCATAA
- a CDS encoding GvpL/GvpF family gas vesicle protein — MLYTYCLIASSPSALSLPSGFRGELQLIKQGAIAAIVEAELPLEELEENDQKLIQAVIHHDAVICEIFQQIPLLPLRFGTYFPTEKDLLEHLDFKAEKYQKKLQEIQDKVELTLKLTPLPFSTENASPMEKQGKNYLKAKKQRYQEQTNYQSQQQAELNQLQTQINQDYPQFIHGEPKENIERFYLLIKERDRSVFSEQLEQWKKDFPTWTIEVSDPLPPYHFIE; from the coding sequence ATGTTATACACCTATTGTTTAATTGCTTCGTCTCCATCAGCGTTATCTTTACCGTCAGGCTTTCGAGGCGAATTACAATTAATTAAACAAGGCGCGATCGCGGCGATTGTCGAGGCGGAACTTCCCTTAGAAGAATTAGAGGAAAACGATCAAAAATTAATCCAAGCTGTGATTCACCATGATGCCGTGATTTGTGAAATTTTCCAACAAATACCCCTCCTTCCTTTAAGATTTGGGACTTATTTTCCCACGGAAAAAGATTTATTAGAACACCTTGATTTTAAGGCGGAAAAGTATCAGAAAAAATTACAAGAAATTCAAGATAAAGTCGAATTAACTCTCAAATTAACACCGCTTCCTTTTTCGACAGAAAACGCCTCACCGATGGAGAAACAAGGCAAGAATTACTTAAAAGCAAAAAAACAACGGTATCAAGAACAAACCAACTATCAAAGCCAGCAACAAGCAGAATTAAATCAGTTACAAACCCAAATCAATCAAGACTATCCTCAATTCATTCATGGCGAACCAAAAGAAAATATAGAACGCTTTTACTTACTAATTAAGGAAAGAGATCGATCGGTTTTTTCTGAACAACTGGAACAATGGAAAAAAGACTTTCCCACGTGGACAATTGAAGTGAGTGATCCTCTCCCTCCCTATCATTTTATTGAGTAA
- the folK gene encoding 2-amino-4-hydroxy-6-hydroxymethyldihydropteridine diphosphokinase yields the protein MNEKQKVNCAVALGSNLGDCQETLKQAILQLEKVPEITIDAVSSWYETRPIGPSQPNYINGCILLTTNLSPFELLDILLTTETNFGRVRQERWGARTLDLDLILYGDLVLDTPRLKLPHPRMREREFVLVPLAEIASHWIDPITKNSIAQLKNKIDCSGILQKL from the coding sequence ATGAATGAGAAACAAAAAGTTAACTGTGCGGTTGCTTTAGGAAGTAATTTAGGAGATTGTCAAGAAACACTCAAACAAGCAATTTTGCAGTTAGAAAAAGTCCCAGAAATTACGATCGATGCGGTTTCTAGTTGGTATGAAACACGCCCGATCGGTCCGAGCCAACCCAATTATATCAACGGATGTATTTTATTAACAACGAACTTGTCTCCTTTTGAACTATTGGACATTTTATTAACAACTGAAACCAATTTTGGGCGAGTTCGTCAAGAACGTTGGGGCGCACGAACGCTTGATTTAGATTTAATTTTGTATGGAGATTTAGTCTTAGATACTCCCCGATTAAAACTTCCTCATCCTCGGATGAGAGAACGAGAGTTTGTGTTAGTTCCTTTAGCAGAAATTGCGTCGCATTGGATTGATCCGATAACAAAAAACTCGATCGCGCAACTCAAAAATAAGATAGACTGTTCTGGTATTTTGCAAAAACTCTAA
- a CDS encoding pentapeptide repeat-containing protein: MDIEAIRSGKIQALAGADLEDEILTKAHLEKVNLSGANLVGVDLSHANLQSAHLDGANLLGGNLNAADVRGSLVGVNLTQGNLEGTDLRGSNLRGANLMGANLSRVSLGGAFLSGANLSEANLQGGDLRSSDLRGVNFQGANLKGANLSEAQLQGADFSNANLEEADLRGANLAGVDLEGANLLCAELERANLEGANFKDTCLIGTEAES; this comes from the coding sequence ATGGATATAGAAGCAATACGAAGCGGAAAAATTCAAGCACTCGCTGGGGCTGATCTCGAAGACGAAATCCTTACCAAAGCCCACCTCGAAAAAGTTAATCTTAGTGGTGCAAATCTGGTGGGGGTGGATTTATCCCACGCCAACCTTCAGTCGGCTCACCTCGACGGCGCTAACCTCTTGGGAGGAAACTTAAACGCCGCCGATGTTCGAGGGAGTTTAGTGGGAGTTAACCTGACGCAGGGAAACCTAGAAGGAACAGACTTACGGGGAAGCAACCTGCGAGGAGCAAACTTAATGGGAGCAAACTTATCACGGGTGAGTTTAGGAGGAGCGTTTCTCAGTGGGGCTAATCTCAGCGAAGCTAACCTGCAAGGGGGAGACTTACGCAGTAGTGATTTAAGAGGGGTGAACTTTCAAGGAGCAAATTTAAAAGGAGCAAACTTGTCAGAAGCACAGCTACAAGGAGCAGACTTCAGTAATGCCAACTTGGAAGAAGCAGACTTACGGGGAGCGAACCTTGCTGGGGTTGATTTAGAAGGTGCTAATCTTTTATGTGCCGAATTAGAACGAGCCAACCTCGAAGGAGCAAATTTCAAAGACACCTGTTTAATCGGAACAGAAGCAGAGAGTTAA
- the gvpA gene encoding gas vesicle structural protein GvpA yields MAVEKTNSSSSLGEVVDRILDKGVVVDLWVRVSLVGIELLAVEARVVIASVETYLKYAEAVGLTSSAAVPAE; encoded by the coding sequence ATGGCTGTTGAAAAAACTAACTCTTCCTCCAGCTTAGGAGAAGTGGTCGATCGGATTTTAGATAAAGGGGTCGTGGTTGACCTGTGGGTGCGAGTTTCCCTCGTGGGAATTGAATTACTCGCAGTAGAAGCGCGTGTGGTTATTGCTTCCGTTGAAACCTATCTGAAATATGCAGAAGCAGTAGGTTTAACGTCTTCGGCGGCAGTTCCTGCAGAATAA
- a CDS encoding FAD-dependent oxidoreductase: MSQDILLIGGGHSHAILLQKWQDHNINQIHLKLISDTEQAPYSGMLPGHVAGLYSYEETHIDLRRLTKLAAAEFYQDQAIGLDLKQKQILCRNRSPIPFDKVSLDIGSTPTITSIPSAKDYAIPAKPVPIFLENWYQFLATVEANPNQSRNLAIVGGGAGGVELALNMQQRLQKNSNSITIHLFQRGKELLPQQGKWVRKHLSNLLQKRGIKLHLGEAVNAVFPDRIVCESGYNLDTDIVFWVTQASAPQWIAESGLTIDERGFILVNEYLQSVSHPFVFAAGDIATIKNHPRPKAGVFAVRQGKPLFQNLQRTILGKPLKPYHPQKHYLSLIGTGDKSAIASWGNFGFHSPLLWHWKDRIDRQFMAQFSRNH, from the coding sequence ATGTCCCAAGATATTCTTCTCATTGGTGGTGGTCATAGTCATGCTATTTTACTACAAAAGTGGCAAGATCACAACATAAATCAAATTCATCTAAAATTGATTAGTGACACCGAACAAGCTCCCTATTCTGGAATGTTACCTGGTCATGTCGCAGGGCTTTACTCTTATGAAGAAACTCATATTGATTTGCGTCGCTTAACGAAACTCGCAGCGGCGGAATTTTATCAGGATCAAGCGATTGGTTTAGACTTAAAGCAAAAACAGATTTTGTGTCGCAATCGTTCGCCAATTCCCTTCGATAAAGTTTCTCTTGATATTGGTTCAACCCCGACTATTACTAGCATTCCAAGTGCGAAAGATTACGCGATTCCAGCGAAACCTGTTCCGATTTTCCTAGAAAACTGGTATCAATTTTTAGCCACTGTAGAAGCAAACCCGAATCAATCTCGAAATCTCGCCATTGTTGGCGGCGGTGCGGGGGGTGTTGAACTCGCCTTAAATATGCAGCAAAGATTACAAAAAAATAGTAACTCAATTACGATTCATTTATTTCAACGGGGAAAGGAGTTATTACCGCAACAGGGGAAATGGGTACGGAAACACCTTTCTAATCTCTTACAAAAACGAGGAATTAAACTCCACTTAGGAGAAGCTGTAAACGCAGTATTTCCCGATCGAATCGTCTGTGAGTCTGGATATAATTTAGACACGGATATTGTCTTTTGGGTGACGCAAGCAAGCGCACCGCAATGGATCGCAGAAAGTGGTTTAACCATCGATGAGAGAGGATTTATCTTAGTGAATGAGTATTTACAATCGGTTTCTCATCCTTTTGTTTTTGCGGCGGGAGATATAGCGACGATTAAAAATCATCCTCGTCCAAAAGCGGGAGTCTTCGCGGTGCGACAGGGAAAACCCTTATTTCAAAATCTACAGCGCACGATTTTAGGGAAACCCTTAAAACCCTATCATCCCCAGAAACATTATCTGAGTTTAATTGGAACAGGAGACAAAAGCGCGATCGCATCTTGGGGAAATTTTGGTTTTCATTCTCCCCTACTTTGGCACTGGAAAGACCGCATCGATCGACAATTTATGGCACAATTTTCTCGGAATCATTAA